One window of the Nothobranchius furzeri strain GRZ-AD chromosome 3, NfurGRZ-RIMD1, whole genome shotgun sequence genome contains the following:
- the LOC129155807 gene encoding uncharacterized protein isoform X2, giving the protein MSTRKRRKKPIDDAKTHILSCTDKVGFMSRYIDGYKGRGVFATPPNEPGDFVLEYRGKLLTKEECESRRYSETESKFLFGFKWQNHCLCLDASEEDGSLGRLVNDNHKNPNCVMKKIIVDNKPHLCLFSLKKIEIGAEIYYNYGDSKWPWRSKVGKNKAPAAAKENLLGGEGQMKGLQTPAAAEENEASPVPQMLNDGPIPDETYTQMKGLQTPAAAEENEASPVPQMLNDGPIPDETYTQMKGLQTPAAAEENEASPVPQMLNDGPIPDETYTQMKGLQTPAAAEENEASPVPQMLNDGPIPDETYTQTIHMEGPLAEDIEGDKGSDDEVSMSSRQECTSISESQNQRVSATDVSMPEEGSEHEVSMSSLQECTSTPQVQNQTVSAKKREKQTAVKRSWTPEECAAVDKHLRRFIVRSQVPGKEECQRCITAAPEALRNRDWKAGKYYVKNRITALRRKVV; this is encoded by the exons GAAGAGGAGTGTTTGCCACACCCCCCAATGAACCAGGGGACTTCGTCTTGGAGTACAGGGGTAAACTCCTCACAAAGGAAGAATGCGAGTCAAGACGATACTCAGAGACTGAAAGCAAATTTCTCTTTGGCTTTAAGTGGCAGAACCATTGCTTATG CCTGGATGCATCTGAAGAAGATGGCTCTCTCGGAAGATTGGTCAATGACAACCACAAAAATCCTAATTGCGTTATGAAAAAAATCATAGTTGACAACAAACCACatttgtgccttttttctctgaaGAAAATAGAAATAGGAGCTGAAATTTATTACAACTATGGTGATTCAAAATGGCCTTGGCGCAGTAAG GTGGGAAAAAACAAGGCTCCTGCAGCAGCAAAAGAGAACCTATTGGGTGGGGAAGGCCAG ATGAAAGGCCTTCAGACTCCTGCTGCAGCAGAAGAGAATGAGGCCAGCCCTGTTCCTCAGATGCTTAATGATGGACCAATCCCAGATGAGACCTACACACAG ATGAAAGGCCTTCAGACTCCTGCTGCAGCAGAAGAGAATGAGGCCAGTCCTGTTCCTCAGATGCTTAATGATGGACCAATCCCAGATGAGACCTACACACAG ATGAAAGGCCTTCAGACTCCTGCTGCAGCAGAAGAGAATGAGGCCAGCCCTGTTCCTCAGATGCTTAATGATGGACCAATCCCAGATGAGACCTACACACAG ATGAAAGGCCTTCAGACTCCTGCTGCAGCAGAAGAGAATGAGGCCAGTCCTGTTCCTCAGATGCTTAATGATGGACCAATCCCAGATGAGACCTACACACAG ACCATTCACATGGAGGGACCTTTAGCAGAGGACATTGAAG GTGACAAGGGGTCAGACGATGAGGTCAGCATGTCATCCAGGCAAGAATGTACCTCCATATCAGAAAGTCAAAACCAAAGAGTGTCTGCAACAG ATGTCAGTATGCCAGAAGAGGGGTCAGAACATGAGGTCAGCATGTCATCCCTGCAAGAATGTACCTCCACGCCACAAGTCCAAAACCAGACTGTCTCTGCAAAAAAGAGAG aaaaacaaacagctgTCAAGAGAAGCTGGACCCCAGAAGAGTGTGCTGCAGTGGACAAACATTTGAGGAGATTTATCGTGAGGAGTCAAGTTCCTGGTAAAGAAGAGTGTCAGCGCTGTATTACTGCTGCACCTGAAGCTCTCAGAAACAGAGACTGGAAAGCTGGTAAATATTATGTTAAAAATCGCATTACAGCCCTGAGAAGAAAAGTAGTATGA
- the LOC129155807 gene encoding uncharacterized protein isoform X1, with translation MSTRKRRKKPIDDAKTHILSCTDKVGFMSRYIDGYKGRGVFATPPNEPGDFVLEYRGKLLTKEECESRRYSETESKFLFGFKWQNHCLCLDASEEDGSLGRLVNDNHKNPNCVMKKIIVDNKPHLCLFSLKKIEIGAEIYYNYGDSKWPWRSKVGKNKAPAAAKENLLGGEGQMKGLQTPAAAEENEASPVPQMLNDGPIPDETYTQMKGLQTPAAAEENEASPVPQMLNDGPIPDETYTQMKGLQTPAAAEENEASPVPQMLNDGPIPDETYTQMKGLQTPAAAEENEASPVPQMLNDGPIPDETYTQTIHMEGPLAEDIEDVCVLGDKGSDDEVSMSSRQECTSISESQNQRVSATDVSMPEEGSEHEVSMSSLQECTSTPQVQNQTVSAKKREKQTAVKRSWTPEECAAVDKHLRRFIVRSQVPGKEECQRCITAAPEALRNRDWKAGKYYVKNRITALRRKVV, from the exons GAAGAGGAGTGTTTGCCACACCCCCCAATGAACCAGGGGACTTCGTCTTGGAGTACAGGGGTAAACTCCTCACAAAGGAAGAATGCGAGTCAAGACGATACTCAGAGACTGAAAGCAAATTTCTCTTTGGCTTTAAGTGGCAGAACCATTGCTTATG CCTGGATGCATCTGAAGAAGATGGCTCTCTCGGAAGATTGGTCAATGACAACCACAAAAATCCTAATTGCGTTATGAAAAAAATCATAGTTGACAACAAACCACatttgtgccttttttctctgaaGAAAATAGAAATAGGAGCTGAAATTTATTACAACTATGGTGATTCAAAATGGCCTTGGCGCAGTAAG GTGGGAAAAAACAAGGCTCCTGCAGCAGCAAAAGAGAACCTATTGGGTGGGGAAGGCCAG ATGAAAGGCCTTCAGACTCCTGCTGCAGCAGAAGAGAATGAGGCCAGCCCTGTTCCTCAGATGCTTAATGATGGACCAATCCCAGATGAGACCTACACACAG ATGAAAGGCCTTCAGACTCCTGCTGCAGCAGAAGAGAATGAGGCCAGTCCTGTTCCTCAGATGCTTAATGATGGACCAATCCCAGATGAGACCTACACACAG ATGAAAGGCCTTCAGACTCCTGCTGCAGCAGAAGAGAATGAGGCCAGCCCTGTTCCTCAGATGCTTAATGATGGACCAATCCCAGATGAGACCTACACACAG ATGAAAGGCCTTCAGACTCCTGCTGCAGCAGAAGAGAATGAGGCCAGTCCTGTTCCTCAGATGCTTAATGATGGACCAATCCCAGATGAGACCTACACACAG ACCATTCACATGGAGGGACCTTTAGCAGAGGACATTGAAG ATGTCTGTGTGCTAGGTGACAAGGGGTCAGACGATGAGGTCAGCATGTCATCCAGGCAAGAATGTACCTCCATATCAGAAAGTCAAAACCAAAGAGTGTCTGCAACAG ATGTCAGTATGCCAGAAGAGGGGTCAGAACATGAGGTCAGCATGTCATCCCTGCAAGAATGTACCTCCACGCCACAAGTCCAAAACCAGACTGTCTCTGCAAAAAAGAGAG aaaaacaaacagctgTCAAGAGAAGCTGGACCCCAGAAGAGTGTGCTGCAGTGGACAAACATTTGAGGAGATTTATCGTGAGGAGTCAAGTTCCTGGTAAAGAAGAGTGTCAGCGCTGTATTACTGCTGCACCTGAAGCTCTCAGAAACAGAGACTGGAAAGCTGGTAAATATTATGTTAAAAATCGCATTACAGCCCTGAGAAGAAAAGTAGTATGA
- the LOC129155807 gene encoding uncharacterized protein isoform X5, with the protein MSTRKRRKKPIDDAKTHILSCTDKVGFMSRYIDGYKGRGVFATPPNEPGDFVLEYRGKLLTKEECESRRYSETESKFLFGFKWQNHCLCLDASEEDGSLGRLVNDNHKNPNCVMKKIIVDNKPHLCLFSLKKIEIGAEIYYNYGDSKWPWRSKVGKNKAPAAAKENLLGGEGQMKGLQTPAAAEENEASPVPQMLNDGPIPDETYTQMKGLQTPAAAEENEASPVPQMLNDGPIPDETYTQMKGLQTPAAAEENEASPVPQMLNDGPIPDETYTQMKGLQTPAAAEENEASPVPQMLNDGPIPDETYTQMSVCQKRGQNMRSACHPCKNVPPRHKSKTRLSLQKREKNKQLSREAGPQKSVLQWTNI; encoded by the exons GAAGAGGAGTGTTTGCCACACCCCCCAATGAACCAGGGGACTTCGTCTTGGAGTACAGGGGTAAACTCCTCACAAAGGAAGAATGCGAGTCAAGACGATACTCAGAGACTGAAAGCAAATTTCTCTTTGGCTTTAAGTGGCAGAACCATTGCTTATG CCTGGATGCATCTGAAGAAGATGGCTCTCTCGGAAGATTGGTCAATGACAACCACAAAAATCCTAATTGCGTTATGAAAAAAATCATAGTTGACAACAAACCACatttgtgccttttttctctgaaGAAAATAGAAATAGGAGCTGAAATTTATTACAACTATGGTGATTCAAAATGGCCTTGGCGCAGTAAG GTGGGAAAAAACAAGGCTCCTGCAGCAGCAAAAGAGAACCTATTGGGTGGGGAAGGCCAG ATGAAAGGCCTTCAGACTCCTGCTGCAGCAGAAGAGAATGAGGCCAGCCCTGTTCCTCAGATGCTTAATGATGGACCAATCCCAGATGAGACCTACACACAG ATGAAAGGCCTTCAGACTCCTGCTGCAGCAGAAGAGAATGAGGCCAGTCCTGTTCCTCAGATGCTTAATGATGGACCAATCCCAGATGAGACCTACACACAG ATGAAAGGCCTTCAGACTCCTGCTGCAGCAGAAGAGAATGAGGCCAGCCCTGTTCCTCAGATGCTTAATGATGGACCAATCCCAGATGAGACCTACACACAG ATGAAAGGCCTTCAGACTCCTGCTGCAGCAGAAGAGAATGAGGCCAGTCCTGTTCCTCAGATGCTTAATGATGGACCAATCCCAGATGAGACCTACACACAG ATGTCAGTATGCCAGAAGAGGGGTCAGAACATGAGGTCAGCATGTCATCCCTGCAAGAATGTACCTCCACGCCACAAGTCCAAAACCAGACTGTCTCTGCAAAAAAGAGAG aaaaacaaacagctgTCAAGAGAAGCTGGACCCCAGAAGAGTGTGCTGCAGTGGACAAACATTTGA
- the LOC129155807 gene encoding uncharacterized protein isoform X3 produces MSTRKRRKKPIDDAKTHILSCTDKVGFMSRYIDGYKGRGVFATPPNEPGDFVLEYRGKLLTKEECESRRYSETESKFLFGFKWQNHCLCLDASEEDGSLGRLVNDNHKNPNCVMKKIIVDNKPHLCLFSLKKIEIGAEIYYNYGDSKWPWRSKVGKNKAPAAAKENLLGGEGQMKGLQTPAAAEENEASPVPQMLNDGPIPDETYTQMKGLQTPAAAEENEASPVPQMLNDGPIPDETYTQMKGLQTPAAAEENEASPVPQMLNDGPIPDETYTQTIHMEGPLAEDIEDVCVLGDKGSDDEVSMSSRQECTSISESQNQRVSATDVSMPEEGSEHEVSMSSLQECTSTPQVQNQTVSAKKREKQTAVKRSWTPEECAAVDKHLRRFIVRSQVPGKEECQRCITAAPEALRNRDWKAGKYYVKNRITALRRKVV; encoded by the exons GAAGAGGAGTGTTTGCCACACCCCCCAATGAACCAGGGGACTTCGTCTTGGAGTACAGGGGTAAACTCCTCACAAAGGAAGAATGCGAGTCAAGACGATACTCAGAGACTGAAAGCAAATTTCTCTTTGGCTTTAAGTGGCAGAACCATTGCTTATG CCTGGATGCATCTGAAGAAGATGGCTCTCTCGGAAGATTGGTCAATGACAACCACAAAAATCCTAATTGCGTTATGAAAAAAATCATAGTTGACAACAAACCACatttgtgccttttttctctgaaGAAAATAGAAATAGGAGCTGAAATTTATTACAACTATGGTGATTCAAAATGGCCTTGGCGCAGTAAG GTGGGAAAAAACAAGGCTCCTGCAGCAGCAAAAGAGAACCTATTGGGTGGGGAAGGCCAG ATGAAAGGCCTTCAGACTCCTGCTGCAGCAGAAGAGAATGAGGCCAGCCCTGTTCCTCAGATGCTTAATGATGGACCAATCCCAGATGAGACCTACACACAG ATGAAAGGCCTTCAGACTCCTGCTGCAGCAGAAGAGAATGAGGCCAGTCCTGTTCCTCAGATGCTTAATGATGGACCAATCCCAGATGAGACCTACACACAG ATGAAAGGCCTTCAGACTCCTGCTGCAGCAGAAGAGAATGAGGCCAGCCCTGTTCCTCAGATGCTTAATGATGGACCAATCCCAGATGAGACCTACACACAG ACCATTCACATGGAGGGACCTTTAGCAGAGGACATTGAAG ATGTCTGTGTGCTAGGTGACAAGGGGTCAGACGATGAGGTCAGCATGTCATCCAGGCAAGAATGTACCTCCATATCAGAAAGTCAAAACCAAAGAGTGTCTGCAACAG ATGTCAGTATGCCAGAAGAGGGGTCAGAACATGAGGTCAGCATGTCATCCCTGCAAGAATGTACCTCCACGCCACAAGTCCAAAACCAGACTGTCTCTGCAAAAAAGAGAG aaaaacaaacagctgTCAAGAGAAGCTGGACCCCAGAAGAGTGTGCTGCAGTGGACAAACATTTGAGGAGATTTATCGTGAGGAGTCAAGTTCCTGGTAAAGAAGAGTGTCAGCGCTGTATTACTGCTGCACCTGAAGCTCTCAGAAACAGAGACTGGAAAGCTGGTAAATATTATGTTAAAAATCGCATTACAGCCCTGAGAAGAAAAGTAGTATGA
- the LOC129155807 gene encoding uncharacterized protein isoform X4 yields MSTRKRRKKPIDDAKTHILSCTDKVGFMSRYIDGYKGRGVFATPPNEPGDFVLEYRGKLLTKEECESRRYSETESKFLFGFKWQNHCLCLDASEEDGSLGRLVNDNHKNPNCVMKKIIVDNKPHLCLFSLKKIEIGAEIYYNYGDSKWPWRSKVGKNKAPAAAKENLLGGEGQMKGLQTPAAAEENEASPVPQMLNDGPIPDETYTQMKGLQTPAAAEENEASPVPQMLNDGPIPDETYTQMKGLQTPAAAEENEASPVPQMLNDGPIPDETYTQTIHMEGPLAEDIEGDKGSDDEVSMSSRQECTSISESQNQRVSATDVSMPEEGSEHEVSMSSLQECTSTPQVQNQTVSAKKREKQTAVKRSWTPEECAAVDKHLRRFIVRSQVPGKEECQRCITAAPEALRNRDWKAGKYYVKNRITALRRKVV; encoded by the exons GAAGAGGAGTGTTTGCCACACCCCCCAATGAACCAGGGGACTTCGTCTTGGAGTACAGGGGTAAACTCCTCACAAAGGAAGAATGCGAGTCAAGACGATACTCAGAGACTGAAAGCAAATTTCTCTTTGGCTTTAAGTGGCAGAACCATTGCTTATG CCTGGATGCATCTGAAGAAGATGGCTCTCTCGGAAGATTGGTCAATGACAACCACAAAAATCCTAATTGCGTTATGAAAAAAATCATAGTTGACAACAAACCACatttgtgccttttttctctgaaGAAAATAGAAATAGGAGCTGAAATTTATTACAACTATGGTGATTCAAAATGGCCTTGGCGCAGTAAG GTGGGAAAAAACAAGGCTCCTGCAGCAGCAAAAGAGAACCTATTGGGTGGGGAAGGCCAG ATGAAAGGCCTTCAGACTCCTGCTGCAGCAGAAGAGAATGAGGCCAGCCCTGTTCCTCAGATGCTTAATGATGGACCAATCCCAGATGAGACCTACACACAG ATGAAAGGCCTTCAGACTCCTGCTGCAGCAGAAGAGAATGAGGCCAGTCCTGTTCCTCAGATGCTTAATGATGGACCAATCCCAGATGAGACCTACACACAG ATGAAAGGCCTTCAGACTCCTGCTGCAGCAGAAGAGAATGAGGCCAGCCCTGTTCCTCAGATGCTTAATGATGGACCAATCCCAGATGAGACCTACACACAG ACCATTCACATGGAGGGACCTTTAGCAGAGGACATTGAAG GTGACAAGGGGTCAGACGATGAGGTCAGCATGTCATCCAGGCAAGAATGTACCTCCATATCAGAAAGTCAAAACCAAAGAGTGTCTGCAACAG ATGTCAGTATGCCAGAAGAGGGGTCAGAACATGAGGTCAGCATGTCATCCCTGCAAGAATGTACCTCCACGCCACAAGTCCAAAACCAGACTGTCTCTGCAAAAAAGAGAG aaaaacaaacagctgTCAAGAGAAGCTGGACCCCAGAAGAGTGTGCTGCAGTGGACAAACATTTGAGGAGATTTATCGTGAGGAGTCAAGTTCCTGGTAAAGAAGAGTGTCAGCGCTGTATTACTGCTGCACCTGAAGCTCTCAGAAACAGAGACTGGAAAGCTGGTAAATATTATGTTAAAAATCGCATTACAGCCCTGAGAAGAAAAGTAGTATGA